A stretch of Desulfitobacterium dichloroeliminans LMG P-21439 DNA encodes these proteins:
- a CDS encoding ABC transporter ATP-binding protein, with product MHTETPILEVNHLKTYIPTPKGEIKPVDDISFSIQKGEIVALVGESGSGKSVSSLSIMRLNASAIKYRPDSSILFEGRDLLKLKEKELRKIRGNDIAMIFQDPMSALNPVHPIGRQIAEAILLHKKVSYKEAQQTALDLLNKVGIPDAQRRLSDYPHQLSGGMRQRAMIAIALACNPKLLIADEPTTALDVTIQSQILYLLRDLQKKFGISILLITHDLGVVAETADRVLVMYCGKIVEEGNVEGIFANPQHPYTKGLMDSIPSLAGPSKETLDAIPGVVPNPLELPKGCNFVTRCSFGMDKCHEVAPELAQQPSGNRVSCWIHSSGKGYEEDDRESTAIVT from the coding sequence TTGCATACAGAAACACCCATACTGGAAGTCAATCATTTAAAAACCTACATCCCGACCCCCAAAGGTGAGATTAAGCCTGTGGATGATATTTCATTTTCAATTCAGAAAGGTGAGATTGTAGCATTAGTCGGCGAATCAGGAAGTGGGAAAAGTGTTTCTTCTCTTTCCATCATGAGATTGAACGCAAGCGCCATCAAATATCGCCCGGATAGCTCCATCCTGTTTGAAGGACGCGACTTATTAAAACTAAAGGAAAAGGAATTAAGGAAAATTCGAGGCAATGATATTGCGATGATTTTCCAGGATCCCATGTCAGCGCTAAACCCGGTCCATCCCATTGGCAGGCAAATCGCCGAAGCAATCCTGCTTCATAAAAAGGTCAGCTACAAGGAAGCGCAGCAAACTGCCCTGGATTTGCTGAATAAAGTCGGCATTCCTGACGCCCAAAGGCGTCTTAGTGATTACCCCCATCAATTATCCGGCGGGATGAGGCAAAGAGCGATGATTGCCATAGCCCTGGCCTGTAATCCGAAGCTGCTGATTGCGGATGAACCCACAACTGCCCTTGATGTTACCATTCAGTCTCAGATCTTATATCTCTTGCGCGATTTGCAGAAGAAGTTTGGTATATCTATCCTCTTGATCACCCATGACCTCGGCGTTGTCGCAGAGACGGCAGACCGCGTCCTTGTTATGTATTGCGGAAAAATCGTCGAAGAAGGCAATGTGGAAGGGATCTTTGCCAACCCTCAACATCCTTATACTAAGGGGCTGATGGATAGTATTCCCTCATTAGCCGGACCTTCAAAGGAAACTTTGGACGCGATTCCAGGGGTAGTACCCAATCCCCTTGAATTGCCCAAGGGCTGTAATTTCGTGACACGCTGTAGCTTCGGCATGGATAAATGTCACGAGGTCGCTCCTGAATTGGCGCAACAACCCTCAGGAAATCGTGTGTCCTGCTGGATCCACTCATCAGGGAAGGGGTATGAGGAAGATGACAGAGAATCAACCGCTATTGTCACTTAA
- a CDS encoding ABC transporter ATP-binding protein: MTENQPLLSLKGVKKYFPVGSGLFGKKNNFVKAVDGVSLDIYPGQTMGLVGESGCGKSTIGRMVVGLTNPTAGEIYFEGKKLSEYKSKKEMGKNLQMIFQDSYSSLNPRMSVADIIAEPLVLHKVGTSKERRKRVDELLERVGLATYHGSRYPIEFSGGQRQRIGIARALALQPKLIVCDEPVSALDVSIQAQILNLLKEIQRDMGLSYLFIAHGIQVVKHISDKIAVMYLGKISEFAEKEELFANPHHPYTKALLAAVPLPDPKLRDRERIILKGDLPSPANPPTGCRFHTRCPVAMEKCKETDPTLIRTSKDSLTACLLYDSSTVPECVTLN, from the coding sequence ATGACAGAGAATCAACCGCTATTGTCACTTAAAGGGGTAAAGAAATACTTTCCGGTGGGAAGTGGACTTTTCGGTAAAAAGAATAATTTTGTCAAAGCTGTGGATGGTGTCAGTCTGGATATTTATCCCGGTCAAACCATGGGTCTGGTCGGGGAGTCCGGCTGCGGAAAGTCAACCATAGGCAGAATGGTGGTGGGGCTTACCAACCCCACCGCTGGGGAAATCTACTTCGAAGGAAAAAAGCTCTCTGAATACAAGAGCAAAAAAGAAATGGGCAAGAATCTCCAGATGATCTTCCAGGATTCCTATTCTTCCCTAAATCCCAGAATGTCCGTTGCCGACATTATTGCTGAACCTCTGGTTCTGCATAAAGTGGGGACCAGTAAAGAGCGTAGAAAAAGAGTGGATGAACTACTGGAAAGAGTAGGGCTGGCTACCTATCATGGCAGCAGGTATCCCATTGAATTTTCAGGAGGACAAAGACAAAGAATAGGAATTGCCCGAGCCCTGGCCTTACAGCCCAAACTGATTGTCTGTGATGAGCCTGTTTCAGCGTTAGATGTGTCCATTCAAGCCCAAATCCTCAATCTCTTGAAAGAAATCCAAAGAGATATGGGGCTGTCCTATCTGTTTATCGCTCACGGTATTCAAGTGGTGAAGCACATCAGTGATAAAATCGCCGTCATGTATTTAGGTAAAATATCCGAATTCGCCGAGAAAGAGGAGCTGTTTGCCAACCCTCATCATCCTTATACCAAGGCCTTATTAGCGGCCGTCCCCTTACCTGATCCCAAGCTTCGGGATCGCGAACGGATTATCTTAAAAGGAGATCTACCAAGCCCGGCAAACCCTCCTACAGGCTGTCGTTTCCATACACGCTGTCCGGTGGCCATGGAAAAATGTAAGGAAACTGATCCGACGCTCATTCGAACCTCTAAAGATAGTCTGACAGCTTGTTTATTATATGATAGCTCCACTGTCCCAGAGTGTGTGACCTTAAACTAG